From the Candidatus Methanoplasma cognatum genome, one window contains:
- a CDS encoding ABC transporter substrate-binding protein: protein MERIKIMAIIAVVAIIVAGAAIFIIGADNSENSDGSVTVTDYLGREVTIDSTERIISTSVVPTAILCGLGVSSNIVGVSSDAGVYAEDPYVIGLTNDDFPKAITDGMNSGRITPLGGMYRMSAETIATVESDIVVCDSYGINQEIMDALDVLGIKYIVASSASSLEEIYDNIQLLGKAFGKEQAAERMISEMKSVIKKICDWCESIVDNELKGQKYNVALMMTGTYAIGPNYTGGDTLEALSVYNAFESIERYAAVSKESIASVNPDVIIYQNLEMGTVTSPADVAVYVNSIYTDPVLGNISAAENERIFATAGGAKNSTSYYSQGIVRAYAIYAMFIYKDFMTFDVPDVLDSDNYAQYTQQFWEMINS from the coding sequence TTGGAAAGGATAAAAATCATGGCGATTATTGCGGTTGTAGCGATAATCGTCGCAGGTGCGGCGATATTTATTATAGGAGCCGACAACAGCGAAAACAGCGATGGGTCGGTGACTGTGACCGATTATCTCGGCAGAGAGGTGACGATAGACTCTACTGAGAGAATAATATCTACATCTGTAGTGCCAACGGCGATACTGTGCGGATTGGGCGTAAGTTCCAACATTGTGGGGGTGTCGAGTGATGCGGGAGTTTATGCCGAGGATCCTTATGTTATAGGGCTGACCAATGACGACTTCCCCAAGGCCATAACCGATGGGATGAATAGCGGCAGGATAACTCCGCTCGGAGGGATGTACCGCATGTCCGCAGAAACTATAGCGACAGTTGAATCAGACATTGTGGTGTGTGACAGCTACGGAATAAATCAGGAAATAATGGACGCCCTGGATGTGCTTGGAATAAAATACATAGTGGCATCAAGTGCAAGCTCTTTGGAAGAAATATATGATAACATACAACTTCTAGGCAAGGCATTCGGTAAAGAACAAGCCGCTGAAAGAATGATTTCTGAGATGAAATCGGTGATAAAAAAGATATGCGATTGGTGTGAATCTATTGTCGATAATGAACTGAAAGGACAGAAGTATAACGTTGCCCTCATGATGACTGGAACTTATGCTATAGGCCCTAACTATACTGGAGGGGACACGTTGGAAGCGCTTTCAGTCTATAATGCATTTGAGAGCATAGAAAGATATGCGGCCGTTTCCAAAGAATCGATTGCAAGCGTTAACCCTGACGTTATAATCTATCAAAATCTGGAAATGGGCACCGTGACCAGTCCGGCAGATGTGGCAGTATATGTAAATTCAATATATACTGACCCTGTTCTTGGAAATATAAGCGCCGCGGAGAACGAGCGGATATTTGCTACGGCCGGAGGAGCAAAGAACTCAACATCGTATTATAGCCAGGGCATAGTACGTGCATATGCAATCTATGCGATGTTCATTTACAAAGACTTTATGACTTTTGATGTGCCAGATGTCCTTGACAGCGACAACTATGCACAGTACACACAGCAATTTTGGGAAATGATCAACTCATGA
- a CDS encoding ABC transporter substrate-binding protein, translating into MEKIKIIAFIAVVAVVVAGSAIFVISNDNGGKNNKSGTVTVTDYLGREVTITSAERIVSAGSTPTAILCGLGLSSNIVAASSDMTAYSVDSFVFGLTQDDFPKVITDGFESGKIKALGPGYQMSAETMVSVDCDLIISDNYGKNQDTWDALNALGVTYIVIPSSNTVVEGIYDKIEIVGKAVSRESEAERIISQMKNVINKISDWCESIVENELSGQKYNVALMMTATIAIGWNYPQGSVLNALHVNNVFESVGTYATVSKESIANADPDVLIYQTLGMGDGVTDPVAYVKSLYSDPVIGKTKAAENGLIFTTIDGAKAVAGQANQDFVNAYALYAMFIYKDYLTFEIPDALDDDYAAYTQQFWEMVSS; encoded by the coding sequence TTGGAAAAAATAAAGATAATCGCCTTTATTGCGGTTGTTGCGGTTGTTGTCGCAGGATCGGCGATATTCGTAATAAGCAATGATAACGGCGGCAAAAACAACAAAAGCGGAACAGTGACTGTGACAGATTACTTGGGCAGAGAGGTAACTATAACATCTGCCGAAAGAATTGTTTCGGCGGGTTCGACCCCTACGGCCATTTTATGCGGGCTGGGACTTAGCTCTAACATCGTTGCGGCTTCAAGCGATATGACCGCATATAGCGTGGATTCCTTTGTATTCGGGTTGACCCAAGACGATTTCCCTAAAGTCATAACCGACGGCTTCGAAAGCGGGAAGATCAAAGCACTTGGGCCCGGATACCAAATGTCGGCAGAAACAATGGTGTCCGTAGATTGTGACCTCATCATCAGCGATAACTACGGGAAAAACCAAGACACATGGGATGCATTGAATGCATTGGGCGTAACATATATTGTTATTCCGAGCAGCAACACCGTTGTTGAAGGGATATATGATAAAATAGAAATTGTCGGCAAAGCAGTCAGCAGAGAGTCAGAGGCCGAGAGGATTATATCTCAGATGAAAAATGTCATAAATAAGATAAGCGACTGGTGTGAGTCAATAGTCGAAAACGAGCTGAGCGGACAAAAGTATAATGTGGCCCTTATGATGACCGCGACCATCGCGATCGGATGGAATTACCCTCAAGGTTCTGTATTGAACGCGCTTCACGTGAACAATGTATTTGAAAGCGTGGGAACGTATGCAACGGTCTCTAAAGAGTCTATTGCAAATGCCGATCCAGATGTCTTGATATATCAGACCTTAGGTATGGGGGACGGAGTAACGGACCCGGTAGCATATGTAAAATCATTGTATAGTGATCCTGTTATCGGAAAGACAAAAGCTGCTGAGAATGGGCTGATATTTACTACGATAGACGGGGCGAAAGCCGTTGCGGGGCAGGCAAATCAGGACTTTGTGAACGCATATGCATTGTATGCGATGTTTATTTACAAGGATTATCTGACATTCGAGATACCGGACGCTTTAGATGACGACTACGCGGCATATACACAGCAATTCTGGGAAATGGTCAGCTCATAA
- the cobN gene encoding cobaltochelatase subunit CobN: MRTYENNITPGKELKIAYLTVGGTNLAPILGNISKETDVIPVKFLTFDSEDTIRDPIEFRELLRSVKNSDLLMIVMHGDPSTYKKFDELKAVLMEENINTFLLCQFEESMAENRPLFKGSDDEFRMMRKYIQLGGEANYKSLILYLLKIIGGTDVEVPEPYRNRAQGIYHPDFPRDVALEHYRASLDMNKPTVGILLPQGAWVRGSLEPYDLLIREIEKLGANTIPVFHIPTPSEITGSIGSIKIAEEYFKKDGKSIIGSLITPGGFSQLSLANPTDGSRDSVRFNFYQDLNVVSLQAISIFRPQDTWMKDEIGMEGGELAICVALPELDGMVTTVPFVFNEKDDEGKDYHSWRQDRIERIAGLAVEWARVGMVPVKDRKISILVNGSGSELGSAGGLDSFESIKNMMQMMADAGYTIDRVPQSGQEIIDEMTASLTNDLEWKNEEDIEEQAVEFLDNKKYLEWLNALAKVPRERMCRNWGDPPGHIMSHKGRFIIPGVINGNIYLGMEPIRGKHDKAEELIHDPHIVMPHQYLAYYKWIAQEFKTDLHIHVGTHGSCEWLPGKGNGMSEECFPDIMMQHMPHLYVYVIDDPSEGIVAKRRKNCALISHMMPSMTRAGTYDNLMELEAHIHDYLFCKSTYQHAKLPGIAETVYELIKELCMWKELKIEEGAPIEDVMGRIETIYDYISDLKDGLITDGLHILGHVPQGRHMEEMVYCLTRLRNGSMPSLRISVAESMGFDLDFLMDNYSSINATTGEVNGGIVNKVDEKTQELLFAMQEHNYSPKDCLDLVKDFCPDNNENVLRVTDFICNTVHPSILGMVEELTNGLNGMGGGYVPPGPSGAPTRGNAHLLPTGKNYYSLDPETVPTQPSWKVGVKMADQMIERYISDEGTYPENIGIVVWSIDTMKTGGDDIAYILYLMGVRPIWGSTGGKIVGLEVMSHEELKRPRIDVTVRISSLMRDTFPNLFQLIDEAVEMVAELDEDEEKNFIKKHLQSDIVRMIKEGMTPEDAKSNALIRVFGEPAGTHGAGVNILIESRKWDSIDDLAQIYITCGCSAYGRKWRGETKPELFRHRLNQLDVAVKNQPDREIDLIDTDDGYAYFGGINAVVRSSGREKPLNIIGDSSDPDRLKIRDLEGEIAYMMRSRLLNPKWVEGLKDHGFVGANLIAVNINHAYGWDATSDVVEDWMYESLANHFLFNEDNRKWIEENNPLALRWILEDLLEAIARGLWETTPEMEQNLKDLYLETEAVLEEVNSKK, encoded by the coding sequence ATGAGAACATATGAAAATAACATCACACCGGGTAAAGAGCTTAAGATCGCGTATCTGACCGTCGGAGGCACCAACCTTGCACCGATCTTAGGCAACATATCCAAAGAAACCGACGTCATTCCCGTAAAGTTCCTTACATTTGATTCCGAAGATACCATCAGAGATCCCATTGAATTCAGAGAACTGTTGAGGTCTGTAAAGAATTCCGATCTTCTGATGATCGTAATGCACGGGGATCCTTCCACGTACAAAAAGTTCGACGAACTGAAAGCCGTTCTCATGGAAGAGAACATCAACACATTCCTGCTGTGCCAATTCGAAGAGTCCATGGCAGAGAACCGCCCGTTGTTCAAAGGCAGCGATGATGAATTCAGGATGATGAGAAAGTATATACAACTTGGAGGGGAGGCGAACTACAAAAGCCTGATACTGTACCTTCTGAAGATCATCGGCGGAACGGATGTAGAGGTCCCCGAACCGTACAGAAACCGTGCCCAAGGCATATATCATCCAGATTTTCCGCGCGATGTTGCACTTGAACATTATCGTGCATCTTTGGACATGAACAAACCGACCGTGGGCATACTTCTGCCGCAGGGTGCGTGGGTCAGGGGAAGCCTGGAACCCTATGATCTGCTGATAAGGGAGATAGAAAAGCTGGGCGCGAACACAATACCTGTGTTCCATATACCAACGCCCAGCGAGATAACCGGTTCTATCGGCTCAATAAAAATCGCTGAAGAATATTTTAAAAAGGATGGAAAGAGCATCATAGGGTCGCTGATCACTCCGGGCGGATTCTCACAGTTATCCCTTGCCAATCCTACGGACGGTTCAAGGGACAGCGTGAGGTTCAATTTCTATCAGGACCTGAACGTGGTATCCCTTCAGGCAATATCGATCTTCAGGCCGCAGGATACGTGGATGAAGGACGAGATCGGCATGGAAGGCGGAGAGCTTGCCATATGCGTCGCCCTGCCGGAACTGGACGGCATGGTCACGACGGTGCCGTTCGTCTTCAACGAGAAAGATGACGAAGGAAAGGACTATCACTCCTGGCGCCAAGACAGGATAGAGCGCATTGCCGGGTTGGCAGTCGAATGGGCAAGAGTCGGAATGGTCCCGGTCAAAGACAGAAAGATCTCCATTCTCGTGAACGGTAGCGGTTCCGAACTAGGGAGTGCAGGCGGATTGGATTCGTTTGAAAGCATCAAGAACATGATGCAGATGATGGCCGACGCCGGATATACTATCGATCGGGTTCCCCAAAGCGGTCAAGAGATCATCGACGAAATGACGGCTTCCCTGACCAATGATCTCGAATGGAAAAACGAAGAGGATATTGAAGAGCAGGCCGTAGAATTCCTTGATAACAAAAAATATTTGGAGTGGCTGAACGCGCTGGCAAAGGTCCCAAGAGAACGTATGTGCCGCAACTGGGGTGACCCGCCGGGCCATATAATGAGCCATAAAGGCAGGTTCATTATCCCCGGAGTAATAAACGGGAACATATACCTCGGCATGGAGCCTATCAGGGGCAAGCATGACAAGGCCGAGGAGCTAATACACGACCCTCACATCGTCATGCCGCATCAGTATCTTGCATATTACAAATGGATAGCGCAGGAGTTCAAAACAGACCTTCACATACACGTAGGAACCCACGGATCATGCGAATGGCTCCCTGGAAAGGGCAACGGCATGTCCGAGGAATGTTTTCCGGACATAATGATGCAGCACATGCCGCATCTTTACGTCTACGTCATTGACGATCCGTCCGAGGGAATTGTGGCCAAGAGACGGAAGAACTGCGCCCTGATAAGCCACATGATGCCGTCTATGACGCGTGCCGGAACTTATGATAATCTCATGGAGCTGGAAGCTCACATTCACGATTACCTGTTCTGCAAAAGCACTTACCAGCATGCGAAACTTCCTGGAATAGCTGAGACAGTTTACGAACTGATCAAAGAGTTGTGTATGTGGAAGGAGCTGAAGATAGAGGAAGGCGCACCTATTGAGGATGTTATGGGCCGGATAGAGACCATATATGACTATATCTCGGATCTTAAGGACGGCTTGATAACTGACGGCTTACACATACTTGGACATGTGCCGCAAGGCCGCCACATGGAGGAGATGGTCTACTGTCTCACAAGACTGAGGAACGGCAGCATGCCGTCCCTACGGATATCCGTTGCTGAGAGTATGGGCTTCGATCTGGATTTCCTCATGGACAATTACTCTTCCATCAATGCCACGACCGGTGAGGTCAACGGCGGCATCGTGAACAAGGTCGACGAAAAGACCCAGGAACTGCTATTTGCCATGCAGGAACATAATTATTCACCTAAGGACTGTCTGGATCTCGTCAAAGACTTCTGCCCCGATAACAACGAGAATGTCCTTCGGGTCACGGATTTCATCTGCAATACCGTACACCCAAGCATATTGGGAATGGTGGAAGAACTAACCAACGGACTCAATGGCATGGGGGGAGGATATGTACCGCCCGGGCCTTCGGGTGCGCCTACCAGAGGCAACGCACACCTTCTGCCAACAGGAAAGAACTATTATTCACTGGATCCAGAGACAGTTCCCACTCAGCCCAGCTGGAAGGTAGGAGTCAAGATGGCCGATCAGATGATCGAACGCTACATAAGTGACGAAGGCACATACCCGGAAAACATAGGGATCGTCGTCTGGTCAATTGATACAATGAAAACGGGCGGCGACGACATAGCATATATCCTTTATTTGATGGGTGTGCGCCCCATATGGGGTTCCACCGGAGGCAAGATAGTAGGGTTAGAAGTTATGTCCCATGAAGAACTGAAACGCCCTAGGATTGATGTTACAGTAAGAATAAGCAGCCTAATGCGTGACACATTCCCAAACCTGTTCCAACTTATAGACGAAGCCGTTGAGATGGTGGCAGAACTTGACGAGGATGAAGAGAAGAACTTCATAAAGAAACACCTTCAAAGTGACATTGTCAGGATGATCAAAGAAGGTATGACACCAGAAGACGCTAAGAGCAATGCCTTGATCCGCGTGTTCGGAGAACCTGCCGGTACGCATGGCGCCGGAGTGAACATCCTCATAGAATCAAGAAAATGGGACAGTATAGACGATCTCGCACAGATCTACATCACCTGCGGATGCAGCGCATATGGGAGAAAGTGGAGGGGGGAGACGAAACCTGAACTGTTCAGGCATCGTCTTAATCAGTTGGATGTGGCCGTCAAGAACCAACCAGATCGTGAGATCGACCTGATTGACACGGATGACGGTTATGCGTACTTTGGCGGCATCAACGCGGTGGTGCGCAGCAGCGGAAGAGAGAAACCTTTGAACATAATCGGAGACAGCTCGGACCCCGACCGTTTGAAAATAAGAGATCTGGAGGGGGAGATCGCCTATATGATGAGATCCAGACTGCTCAATCCGAAGTGGGTGGAAGGCCTTAAAGACCATGGATTCGTCGGCGCTAACCTTATTGCCGTCAACATCAACCACGCATACGGGTGGGATGCCACTTCCGATGTTGTCGAAGACTGGATGTATGAGTCTCTGGCAAATCATTTCCTGTTCAATGAAGATAACCGTAAATGGATAGAGGAAAATAATCCATTGGCGCTGAGATGGATACTGGAAGATCTGCTGGAAGCAATTGCCCGCGGTCTTTGGGAGACAACTCCAGAAATGGAACAGAATCTCAAAGACCTATATCTTGAAACCGAGGCGGTCCTCGAAGAGGTCAATTCGAAGAAATGA
- a CDS encoding PIN domain-containing protein, with amino-acid sequence MEAKQDKDGRFKDSRPSKIRGAFRRRGASPYLSRKGFWAYLPSKLSRMFRRKENVDKRIGDTKRNVTLDSSVLISYVISKHNDTTVKKVVTKSVTDDRLMLTDVIFDECLRYTDKRKSRTTKENMSMKLRDVSPKIIDISPVPSTEELMKKYKVRDLDDLKILYSVEMTDSVILVTLDDDFTDVEGIKAKIMRPEQYLFEEKDKNKRRAERMR; translated from the coding sequence ATGGAGGCCAAGCAAGACAAGGATGGAAGATTCAAAGATTCCCGGCCATCGAAGATCCGTGGGGCGTTCCGCAGGAGGGGGGCCTCCCCCTATCTCAGCAGGAAAGGATTTTGGGCTTACCTGCCATCGAAGCTCAGCAGGATGTTCCGCAGGAAAGAAAACGTCGATAAACGTATAGGGGACACCAAACGGAATGTAACTCTTGATTCGAGCGTCCTAATATCCTATGTCATATCAAAACACAATGATACCACCGTCAAGAAGGTTGTCACCAAGAGTGTGACCGACGACAGACTGATGCTCACCGATGTAATATTTGACGAGTGTTTAAGATATACAGATAAACGGAAATCAAGAACTACGAAAGAGAATATGTCGATGAAACTCAGAGATGTCTCCCCGAAGATAATTGACATATCGCCAGTTCCCTCCACCGAGGAACTTATGAAAAAATACAAGGTGCGCGACCTTGATGACTTGAAGATTCTTTATTCTGTGGAGATGACCGACTCAGTTATACTCGTGACGCTTGATGACGATTTTACCGACGTAGAGGGCATAAAAGCAAAGATAATGAGGCCGGAACAATATCTTTTTGAAGAGAAGGACAAAAATAAAAGGCGGGCAGAGCGGATGCGGTAA
- a CDS encoding lamin tail domain-containing protein, whose translation MDRHIKGIKKSKDGNMPFVVIGVVLLIIGSAYAVMVSQAKDVEETAENIITELDSLDSAIESTRMSIERGLGELIFDISTDLNGGSIEKRAETFKERSDEWMKTNYPSADRGVSVTIISYDFVLEAEPLKLVSSDAFTDGFIPSYLRATGHYTARFICGSGTSVKTTAISTDGTCALPLAAEKGSLFDIMISGEGSALSQMMTHQLTALAQYRVLNGYGALAEYGSMGTMSILTSADVVSAYESSMKVLELLVFRCPSEGIDADLERIDLADILVSKDGYVEIDLSAVYSQALISIADDLALQWFDYLYGNRVIDLMDWVADGLKNAWDSLKGFFTGKNEFSAAPYIEQVMRDNGLDVDMYSRLYTGRTASIMTSDADVVIGGRTVRISSLSITSGYPSVDLMGWEGISKFKSHYRAETNEIREWMRNVINSAAVSIGESKALGTIRIPVDPADGEAFMETINKAVDLALNKGDTEVERIMTSAITYQRISDPFYAAIYKTISDDRSEIYGVETFRENIRSSVVSALAQYFGDAEIEYGDGDMNTAAGILMDSAGVRKAIADYESAVDGCLNGLNALTDVPGGNPGLVKKICTLIFEAGIFFMDTSTNVPERIRMLCSEAVENTNINAYSGPIDLPGTGSFTFTGAGGNTTVERLTISSSSSPSVSVKGPNDNLKDCVHYVGFSENSGASYSAAFSVTVEDSVEYTVKSSGTVTDAMGICDSVFKGSSKVSMELKIIVASGWELSGVKGYTPSNTLLGDAWNALIGLLAPLLEPLRKVMSMIMDAILILGTGLIEFAKYYAAVVEKLYNVLMESLRLLAEFVEGQLVKLFGSVLEGVVNAVNNSLGGAKHSVSFSYMGFTISLATNLPSSGDDMKTLLTMTMGCSLNNLSISGSVSIKQRGSGGGEILLTGAAEIRGSDWYAAAEIDPLMKTTDHMISLNGVVSGVRFDIILPDLVQYHHLEFSLSDIPPVAAVLSNIPLPVPGLKGSIDAGIELKYSIPYETGILINEFELNPPGTDRDNEWVELYNATPHRMDLSGYTISAGSNPETKVHTITDLALSPGERAVILLSGAFLNNDGSALISEGECVMLVSPEGKEVDRTPVKKDSKNDDFTWQRVADGAKEWTFAKGTPGSPNCGGIFSGSTAKVHMLNILYDSATKVLDSIGSLKSTDDLSDFLTAAVTDAIEERIGMLAACVVEASVFVSLDVTDYTSTVCTGVRIALSIDSDFIEEGLKYLVGEIESIFLNIENPYGIAPKEVFADHLYLGMTFYAGLTTPFYLKFLDPYPETRIGIHVDTNVAGLCRLVGSDLGTWKVTAGVLIMDCPSMLLPAVLNADEYLDSDLWLMKAVFTSA comes from the coding sequence ATGGATCGACACATCAAAGGGATCAAAAAGTCGAAGGACGGCAACATGCCGTTCGTCGTGATAGGAGTGGTGCTGCTGATCATCGGGTCCGCTTATGCGGTGATGGTCTCGCAGGCGAAGGACGTCGAAGAGACGGCGGAAAACATCATAACAGAGCTGGATTCTCTGGATTCGGCGATAGAAAGCACAAGGATGTCCATAGAAAGAGGGCTGGGAGAGCTGATATTCGACATCAGCACCGACCTTAACGGAGGGTCCATCGAAAAGAGAGCTGAAACGTTCAAAGAACGGTCCGATGAATGGATGAAGACCAACTACCCCAGCGCTGACAGGGGCGTGTCGGTCACCATCATAAGTTACGACTTCGTTCTGGAGGCGGAGCCGCTCAAGCTGGTCTCCTCCGACGCTTTCACGGACGGTTTCATACCCTCTTACCTCAGAGCAACGGGGCACTACACGGCAAGGTTCATCTGCGGATCCGGAACATCGGTGAAGACCACGGCGATATCGACCGACGGCACATGCGCCCTTCCCTTAGCGGCGGAGAAGGGGTCGCTTTTTGACATAATGATCTCCGGCGAAGGCTCCGCCCTCTCGCAGATGATGACCCACCAGCTGACCGCCCTCGCTCAGTACAGAGTTCTGAACGGATACGGCGCGCTCGCAGAATACGGAAGTATGGGGACCATGTCCATCTTAACTTCTGCGGACGTCGTGTCCGCTTATGAAAGTTCAATGAAGGTGCTTGAGCTTCTTGTGTTCCGCTGCCCTTCGGAGGGCATTGACGCGGACCTTGAGCGGATCGACCTCGCGGACATCTTGGTTTCAAAGGACGGGTACGTGGAGATAGACCTTTCCGCAGTATATTCTCAGGCACTCATTTCCATAGCAGACGATCTGGCGCTGCAATGGTTCGACTATCTCTACGGCAACCGCGTCATAGATCTGATGGATTGGGTCGCGGACGGCCTGAAGAACGCTTGGGATTCTCTGAAAGGGTTCTTCACCGGTAAGAATGAATTCTCGGCCGCGCCGTATATTGAGCAGGTTATGAGGGATAACGGGTTGGACGTCGATATGTACAGCCGCCTCTACACCGGAAGGACGGCGTCGATAATGACCTCAGACGCCGACGTCGTTATCGGCGGCAGAACGGTCAGGATATCTTCTTTGTCCATCACTTCCGGCTACCCCTCCGTCGACCTGATGGGGTGGGAAGGGATATCGAAATTCAAAAGCCACTACAGGGCGGAGACCAACGAGATAAGGGAATGGATGAGGAACGTCATCAATTCCGCGGCTGTCAGCATAGGGGAATCGAAAGCGCTCGGCACCATACGGATACCAGTCGATCCGGCGGACGGCGAGGCATTCATGGAGACAATAAACAAAGCGGTGGACCTTGCCCTGAACAAAGGAGATACGGAGGTGGAGAGGATAATGACCTCCGCAATAACATACCAGAGGATCTCCGATCCCTTCTACGCCGCCATCTATAAGACGATATCCGATGACCGCAGCGAGATATACGGCGTCGAGACCTTCAGAGAGAACATCAGATCCTCCGTGGTATCGGCTCTGGCCCAGTATTTCGGGGATGCGGAGATCGAATACGGCGACGGCGACATGAACACGGCCGCCGGGATCCTCATGGACTCCGCCGGGGTCAGAAAAGCGATAGCCGATTACGAGAGCGCCGTCGACGGGTGCCTGAACGGCCTGAACGCGCTGACCGACGTACCTGGCGGGAATCCCGGTCTCGTCAAAAAGATCTGCACTCTCATATTCGAGGCGGGGATCTTTTTTATGGATACTTCGACGAACGTTCCGGAGAGGATCAGAATGCTTTGCTCCGAAGCTGTGGAGAACACGAACATCAACGCATACAGCGGGCCTATCGATCTTCCCGGTACCGGCTCCTTCACCTTCACCGGAGCGGGCGGGAACACCACCGTCGAGAGATTGACCATATCTTCCTCATCGTCGCCCAGTGTGAGCGTCAAAGGGCCGAACGATAATCTCAAAGATTGCGTGCATTACGTCGGATTCAGCGAGAACAGCGGCGCATCATACTCCGCCGCATTCTCGGTAACCGTTGAGGACAGCGTAGAATACACTGTGAAAAGCTCCGGGACGGTCACGGACGCAATGGGGATCTGCGATTCCGTGTTCAAAGGCTCTTCAAAAGTAAGTATGGAACTGAAGATCATCGTAGCAAGCGGATGGGAGCTTTCGGGGGTCAAGGGCTATACGCCCAGCAACACCCTTCTGGGAGACGCCTGGAACGCCCTCATCGGGCTTCTCGCGCCGCTCCTTGAACCTCTGCGCAAGGTGATGTCAATGATCATGGACGCCATCCTGATCTTAGGCACCGGGCTGATCGAATTCGCAAAATATTATGCGGCCGTCGTGGAGAAGCTCTACAACGTGCTGATGGAGTCCCTCAGACTTCTGGCCGAATTCGTCGAGGGGCAGCTTGTCAAACTGTTCGGTAGTGTTCTGGAAGGGGTGGTGAACGCAGTCAATAACAGCCTCGGGGGGGCGAAACATTCCGTCAGCTTCTCTTACATGGGATTCACGATATCGCTGGCAACGAACCTCCCCTCATCCGGGGACGATATGAAGACCCTTCTGACCATGACCATGGGGTGCTCGCTCAACAATCTCAGTATATCTGGTTCGGTCTCAATCAAACAGAGAGGTTCAGGCGGCGGGGAGATACTGCTCACTGGCGCCGCCGAGATCAGAGGCAGCGATTGGTATGCCGCCGCCGAAATAGACCCGCTCATGAAGACGACGGACCACATGATCTCATTGAACGGGGTCGTGTCCGGAGTTAGGTTCGACATTATCCTCCCGGACCTTGTCCAGTACCACCACCTGGAGTTCTCCCTCAGCGACATACCGCCGGTAGCGGCGGTGCTTTCGAACATACCTCTCCCCGTGCCGGGCCTCAAGGGGTCGATCGACGCCGGCATAGAGCTGAAGTACAGCATCCCCTATGAAACGGGGATACTGATCAACGAGTTCGAGCTTAACCCTCCAGGGACGGACAGGGACAATGAATGGGTGGAGCTTTACAACGCGACACCGCACCGTATGGACTTGAGCGGCTACACCATCAGCGCGGGATCCAACCCCGAAACAAAGGTCCACACGATAACGGACCTCGCATTATCGCCGGGAGAAAGAGCGGTCATACTCCTTTCCGGGGCTTTCCTCAACAACGACGGCTCCGCGCTCATCTCCGAGGGCGAATGCGTGATGCTGGTATCCCCTGAGGGAAAGGAGGTCGACAGGACGCCGGTCAAGAAGGACTCCAAGAACGATGACTTCACATGGCAGAGGGTGGCGGACGGCGCGAAGGAATGGACGTTCGCCAAAGGCACCCCCGGATCGCCCAACTGTGGCGGGATATTCAGCGGGAGTACGGCGAAGGTGCACATGCTCAACATACTGTACGATTCGGCCACCAAGGTCCTGGACAGCATAGGGTCCCTAAAAAGCACGGACGACCTTTCCGATTTCTTAACGGCAGCGGTAACTGATGCCATCGAAGAGAGGATAGGGATGCTGGCCGCCTGTGTCGTCGAAGCTTCGGTGTTCGTGTCGCTGGATGTCACCGATTATACGTCCACCGTATGTACGGGGGTCCGCATCGCATTGTCCATCGATTCCGATTTCATAGAGGAGGGATTGAAGTACCTGGTCGGAGAGATAGAATCGATATTCCTCAACATCGAGAATCCGTACGGCATCGCGCCGAAAGAGGTCTTTGCAGACCACCTATATCTTGGGATGACGTTCTACGCCGGGCTGACCACGCCGTTCTATCTGAAGTTCCTGGACCCCTACCCCGAGACCAGGATCGGTATCCATGTGGATACCAACGTGGCGGGACTGTGCAGACTGGTCGGATCCGACCTGGGAACATGGAAGGTCACCGCCGGAGTGCTCATAATGGACTGCCCGAGTATGTTGCTTCCTGCGGTTCTGAACGCGGATGAATATCTAGACTCCGACCTCTGGCTGATGAAGGCGGTGTTCACATCTGCATAA